In Picosynechococcus sp. PCC 7002, the following are encoded in one genomic region:
- a CDS encoding matrixin family metalloprotease: MARLDDIFRAWRRHLWGWRFWFGLLGGLAIALGIQWSSYGLSSDLLTRLPQAQIHPLPEVLQGTPDPTTATEDYFGAVTPSPLGHLIWSEFPVKVYVAPLDPTVSPAAQQRQQQWQRATLAAIAQWQAYIPLLTVETIETADIIIQRQAPLIQRETDPETGEIRYSLGRNAETRYEFYIDDRNILRHRMTILLNDHQGAIATQNTACHELGHALGIWGHSPNAVDALFPRQMGTQARISAADINTLRKIYQQPTRLGWPMPPFANKKLADPHSLKEGQ, encoded by the coding sequence TTGGCTAGGTTGGACGATATTTTTCGTGCTTGGCGGCGTCACCTTTGGGGGTGGCGTTTTTGGTTTGGTCTCCTTGGGGGCCTGGCGATCGCCTTAGGGATTCAGTGGAGCAGCTATGGTTTAAGCTCAGACTTACTCACGCGGTTACCCCAAGCCCAAATTCATCCTTTGCCAGAAGTGCTCCAAGGGACGCCAGACCCGACGACTGCGACAGAAGATTACTTTGGGGCTGTTACCCCTTCTCCCCTGGGTCATTTGATCTGGTCGGAATTTCCAGTGAAGGTTTATGTGGCTCCCCTTGATCCCACTGTCAGTCCAGCGGCCCAACAACGTCAACAGCAATGGCAACGGGCCACCCTCGCGGCGATCGCCCAATGGCAAGCATACATACCGTTGTTAACTGTAGAAACAATAGAGACTGCGGATATCATCATTCAGCGGCAAGCTCCCCTAATTCAAAGGGAGACCGACCCAGAAACGGGCGAAATTCGTTATTCCCTGGGCCGCAATGCCGAAACTCGCTACGAATTTTATATCGATGACCGAAATATCCTCCGTCACCGCATGACCATTCTGCTGAATGATCACCAAGGGGCGATCGCCACCCAAAACACCGCCTGCCATGAATTGGGCCACGCCCTTGGTATTTGGGGTCATAGTCCCAATGCTGTAGATGCGCTTTTCCCAAGACAAATGGGTACCCAAGCAAGGATCTCTGCCGCTGATATCAATACCCTCCGCAAAATTTACCAACAACCGACCCGCTTAGGTTGGCCAATGCCTCCTTTTGCCAATAAAAAACTTGCTGATCCCCATAGCCTTAAAGAAGGTCAATAA
- a CDS encoding ABC transporter ATP-binding protein: protein MIEVEQLGKTYGQTEAIADLSFRVETGEIVGFLGPNGAGKTTTLRILSAYLPATTGTAKIAGYDVHTESMAVRRHLGYLPENPPLYPNMTVAGYLNFVAQLKGVSAGDRPHKIQAALAQCQLQTKANHHIRNLSKGYRQRVGIAQAIVHDPPVIILDEPTVGLDPAQMIEVRHLIKSLGGDRTILLSTHLLSEVSLTCDRVVMINQGHLVATDTPHNLQNHFLNYHGYELETDGELAQIQRLLDPLPGVIHIESLASINPRRPRLRITTADNPEWGKDIARILVNAGVGLYEMQRLRPSLEDVFLELLDAEANDPMSEQLHADAE from the coding sequence ATGATTGAAGTTGAGCAGCTTGGCAAAACCTATGGCCAAACAGAGGCGATCGCCGATCTCAGTTTTCGGGTAGAAACAGGGGAAATTGTCGGTTTCTTGGGGCCAAACGGCGCAGGGAAAACCACGACTCTCCGCATTCTCAGTGCCTATCTACCAGCGACGACGGGCACGGCGAAAATTGCGGGCTACGATGTCCACACAGAATCCATGGCAGTGCGGCGACACCTGGGCTATCTCCCGGAAAATCCGCCCCTCTATCCCAATATGACCGTGGCTGGCTATCTCAATTTTGTCGCACAGCTCAAAGGGGTCAGTGCTGGCGATCGCCCCCACAAAATCCAAGCGGCCCTCGCCCAGTGCCAATTACAAACCAAAGCCAACCACCACATTCGTAATCTGTCTAAGGGCTATCGGCAACGGGTCGGCATTGCCCAGGCGATCGTCCATGACCCCCCGGTGATCATTCTCGATGAACCCACCGTTGGTTTAGATCCCGCCCAGATGATCGAAGTGCGACACCTGATTAAATCCTTAGGCGGCGATCGCACTATTTTGTTATCCACCCATCTCCTCTCAGAAGTTAGTCTCACCTGTGACCGGGTGGTAATGATTAACCAAGGCCACCTCGTCGCCACCGATACCCCCCACAATCTCCAGAATCATTTCCTCAATTACCACGGTTACGAACTAGAGACCGACGGCGAACTAGCGCAAATCCAACGTCTCCTTGATCCCTTACCTGGTGTTATTCATATCGAATCTTTAGCATCAATAAATCCCCGTCGTCCCCGCCTCCGGATCACCACTGCGGACAATCCCGAATGGGGTAAAGACATTGCCAGAATCCTTGTCAATGCAGGGGTCGGTCTCTATGAAATGCAACGACTGCGCCCCAGCCTTGAGGACGTTTTTTTAGAATTATTAGACGCTGAGGCGAACGATCCGATGTCTGAACAACTCCATGCTGATGCTGAATAA
- the gpmI gene encoding 2,3-bisphosphoglycerate-independent phosphoglycerate mutase: MANAPVSPVVLVILDGWGYRQEANANAIAAANTPNVDAFFATYPSTLIHTSGKRVGLPDGQMGNSEVGHLNLGAGRVVPQELVRISDAIEDGSFLRNDVLVKVCRETRQAGKKLHLIGLCSDGGVHSHLNHLLGLLDLAKVNGIADVHIHAITDGRDTNTTEGINYLQQIQAHIDKFGVGSISTISGRYFAMDRDRRWDRVKQAYDVMTQNGNLDQRSFAEILQSHYDNGVTDEFIPPVRLKEGAIEPGDGVIFYNFRPDRARQLSYALVDKNFQGFERELIPDLNFVTFTQYDANLPVQVAFAPQNLTKILGEVIADNGLKQFRTAETEKYPHVTYFFNGGLEVAFEGEDRELISSPQVATYDQKPEMSAKAVTDAACQAIEKGIYSLVVINYANPDMVGHTGKLEAAVQAIETVDHCLGRLVATIGKMGGTTLITADHGNAEYMADQNGKSWTAHTTNPVPFILIEGERRKVVGHGADVVLRENGCLADVAPTILDILGIDKPQEMTGQSLIAPAPYAVTRRR; encoded by the coding sequence ATGGCGAACGCACCTGTATCCCCAGTGGTGCTCGTAATCTTAGATGGCTGGGGCTACCGTCAAGAAGCTAACGCAAATGCCATTGCGGCTGCCAATACACCAAATGTCGATGCCTTTTTCGCTACATACCCTTCGACATTAATCCATACATCCGGAAAAAGGGTGGGGCTGCCAGATGGCCAAATGGGGAATTCTGAAGTCGGTCACTTAAACCTTGGAGCAGGACGTGTCGTCCCCCAGGAACTGGTGCGTATTTCCGATGCCATTGAAGACGGTTCCTTCCTCCGCAATGACGTCCTCGTTAAAGTTTGCCGAGAAACCCGCCAAGCCGGAAAAAAATTACACCTTATCGGTCTTTGCTCAGATGGTGGTGTCCACTCCCATCTCAATCATCTCCTCGGTTTGTTAGACCTAGCCAAGGTTAACGGCATTGCCGATGTCCATATCCATGCCATTACCGACGGGCGCGACACCAATACCACCGAAGGGATTAATTACCTCCAACAGATCCAAGCGCACATCGATAAATTTGGGGTCGGCTCGATCTCGACGATCAGTGGCCGCTACTTTGCCATGGATCGCGATCGCCGCTGGGATCGCGTCAAGCAAGCCTATGACGTGATGACCCAAAACGGTAATCTCGACCAACGTTCCTTCGCCGAGATTCTCCAAAGCCACTATGACAACGGTGTAACCGATGAATTTATCCCACCTGTGCGTCTTAAAGAAGGTGCCATTGAACCAGGCGATGGGGTGATTTTCTACAATTTCCGACCCGACCGTGCCCGCCAACTCTCCTATGCCTTGGTAGACAAGAATTTCCAAGGGTTTGAGCGGGAACTGATTCCGGATCTCAATTTTGTCACCTTTACTCAATACGACGCCAACCTGCCTGTACAGGTCGCCTTTGCGCCCCAAAACCTGACGAAAATCCTTGGGGAAGTGATTGCGGACAATGGCCTGAAGCAATTCCGCACCGCAGAAACAGAAAAATATCCCCATGTTACTTATTTCTTTAATGGTGGCTTAGAAGTTGCCTTCGAAGGAGAAGACCGAGAGTTAATTTCTAGCCCCCAGGTGGCGACCTACGACCAAAAGCCAGAAATGTCCGCTAAGGCAGTGACGGATGCTGCCTGCCAAGCCATCGAAAAAGGTATTTATAGTCTGGTGGTGATTAACTATGCCAATCCGGACATGGTTGGTCATACTGGAAAACTCGAAGCGGCGGTACAGGCCATTGAGACCGTTGATCATTGTTTAGGCCGTTTGGTGGCAACCATCGGCAAAATGGGCGGCACGACATTAATCACCGCTGATCACGGCAATGCAGAATATATGGCCGATCAAAATGGGAAGTCTTGGACAGCGCACACAACTAACCCTGTGCCCTTTATCTTGATTGAAGGGGAACGCCGTAAGGTAGTTGGCCATGGTGCTGATGTGGTGTTGCGGGAAAATGGCTGTTTAGCAGATGTCGCCCCGACGATCCTCGATATTCTTGGCATTGATAAACCACAGGAAATGACGGGTCAGTCTCTCATTGCTCCGGCCCCCTATGCCGTGACCCGACGTCGATAA
- a CDS encoding ABC transporter permease produces MLMLNNIVAIFRRELQSYFTAPLAYIFATLLWFLGGFFFLTLLIGPQGIVTFVATQEQMGVALPPIDVATEFLQAFWGILGILVLFLLPLLSMGLYAEERKQGTLELLATSPVTNWAVAVGKLLGVVTFFSVLFLPMVLWELIVLVNAAPAFPLSLFLLAHLGLLLLVAAILSLGMFVSSLTDSSLIAAVLTFTLVLMLWLLDMLGDRLSGPLGNGLKHFSLLKHYNNFLEGIFDSSSLVLLLSYSILGVVLTAQSIEALRWTRR; encoded by the coding sequence ATGCTGATGCTGAATAACATTGTGGCGATTTTTCGCCGGGAACTACAGAGCTACTTCACCGCTCCCCTCGCCTATATTTTTGCAACGTTGTTGTGGTTTTTGGGAGGATTTTTCTTCCTAACGCTCCTGATCGGCCCCCAGGGCATTGTCACCTTTGTCGCCACCCAAGAACAGATGGGCGTTGCCTTACCTCCCATTGATGTAGCCACAGAATTTCTCCAGGCTTTTTGGGGCATCCTGGGCATTTTAGTCTTGTTTCTGTTGCCGTTGCTCTCCATGGGTCTCTATGCTGAAGAACGCAAACAGGGCACTTTGGAACTTTTAGCGACTTCCCCGGTGACGAACTGGGCGGTGGCAGTGGGCAAATTGTTGGGAGTCGTGACTTTTTTTTCGGTACTGTTCCTGCCCATGGTGCTGTGGGAACTGATTGTCTTAGTGAATGCAGCCCCAGCTTTTCCCCTCAGTCTTTTTCTTTTAGCGCATTTGGGCTTGTTGCTCTTGGTGGCCGCTATTTTATCTTTGGGGATGTTCGTGTCGTCTCTCACAGACAGTTCCCTGATTGCGGCGGTCTTGACCTTTACCCTAGTGCTGATGTTGTGGCTGTTGGATATGCTGGGCGATCGCCTGTCGGGGCCGTTGGGCAATGGCCTCAAACATTTCTCTTTACTGAAGCATTACAACAATTTCCTCGAGGGAATTTTCGATAGCAGTAGCCTGGTCTTACTCCTCAGCTATAGCATTCTGGGGGTTGTCCTCACGGCCCAATCCATTGAAGCTTTGCGCTGGACACGGCGTTGA
- the secG gene encoding preprotein translocase subunit SecG, translating to MLESILQIVWMVSAVGLILLVLLHSPKGDGLGGIGGQAQMFTSTKSAETALNRATWILCITFMSLTVILSAGWLTPVVGQ from the coding sequence ATGTTGGAATCTATTTTGCAAATTGTGTGGATGGTCTCCGCTGTTGGCCTTATTCTTTTGGTCTTACTCCATAGCCCCAAGGGAGACGGCTTAGGGGGCATTGGCGGTCAGGCGCAGATGTTTACCAGTACAAAAAGTGCCGAAACAGCTCTCAACCGTGCCACTTGGATTTTGTGCATTACCTTTATGAGCTTGACAGTCATTCTGAGTGCGGGTTGGTTAACACCAGTCGTTGGTCAATAG
- a CDS encoding phycocyanobilin:ferredoxin oxidoreductase, which produces MTAPATKPKFYPLIEQLAGVILETWHQHLELEPFTLPEGLGYIEGKLEGERLTIENTCYQSQHFRKMHLEMAKVGENLDILHCVMFPRAEYALPMFGCDLVGNPRGVSAAIADLSPTSADKTLSVDYQTRLRQNQGNLNFSQPRDLPEWGAIFSEFCLFIRPSNPNEEQQFLERVREFLTIHCQLALGLEKLSPAEQAIYLAGQRHYCQEQQRNDKTRRVLEKAFNPDWAERYMSQVLFDIPA; this is translated from the coding sequence ATGACTGCCCCTGCAACCAAGCCAAAATTTTATCCCCTCATCGAACAGCTCGCTGGTGTCATCCTCGAAACCTGGCATCAACACTTAGAGCTAGAACCCTTTACCCTGCCGGAAGGCCTCGGCTACATCGAAGGGAAATTAGAAGGGGAACGGCTCACCATCGAAAATACCTGCTACCAGAGCCAGCACTTCCGTAAAATGCACCTGGAAATGGCAAAAGTGGGCGAAAACCTCGATATTCTCCATTGTGTGATGTTTCCTCGCGCGGAATATGCCCTACCAATGTTTGGCTGTGATTTAGTCGGTAATCCCCGTGGTGTGAGTGCGGCGATCGCCGATTTATCTCCGACCAGCGCCGATAAAACTTTGTCTGTAGATTACCAAACACGACTACGACAAAATCAAGGCAACTTAAACTTTTCCCAGCCCCGTGATCTCCCAGAATGGGGCGCAATTTTTTCGGAATTTTGCCTCTTTATTCGTCCCAGCAATCCCAACGAAGAACAGCAGTTTTTGGAACGGGTGCGGGAATTTCTGACGATTCATTGTCAGTTGGCCTTGGGTTTAGAAAAGCTTTCTCCCGCTGAGCAGGCCATTTATTTGGCGGGACAACGCCACTATTGCCAAGAACAGCAGCGGAATGACAAAACGCGCCGTGTTTTAGAAAAGGCCTTTAACCCCGACTGGGCCGAGCGCTATATGAGTCAGGTGCTGTTTGATATTCCAGCCTAG
- a CDS encoding GldG family protein, translated as MFPQQRFSRYFIWLGLALVVAGAVVLGATGEGFAYGLILVGLLLLGWGISHFPGLGTGLQRFWRKRSTQMGTNGVVGAIAILLIFCLTNFLAVQLPLRIDLTENQIHTLSSQTQGVLQNLSQPLTLWLFQETDDANLKPFLDNYQRLNPNNFRYVFVDPDRNLDAVQRFQVESRGEVHLEYGDKTQLLKVLAQGEPLTESQLTNGILQIQGDRQPHFYVLQGHGEPPLDQIPGGLGQMAQLLATQGYAVSPLNFTQTPTIPPDADLIAVIGPQTPFLPGEVALLETALANNQSLLLLLDPQTDPQLNSLLDKWGLSLDQRLILDQGNRADFLGLGQSTLVLNQYGDHPITTALAGQNSIYQAVRPIFSDTTEAIAATAILRTDDQAWAESQPEIPDPTFDPPGDRPGPLTFGWALEKIDSQATMKATRLVAIGNTTFVTNGWLEQYLNSDLLLNTVNWLAQTEEAPLAIQPRTPQERRLNLRRWQIATLAWFAPILFPLGGLGGAIFCLWRRR; from the coding sequence ATGTTTCCACAGCAACGATTTTCACGATATTTCATTTGGTTAGGCTTGGCTCTGGTGGTCGCGGGCGCTGTCGTCCTGGGGGCCACGGGAGAAGGCTTCGCCTATGGCTTGATTCTGGTTGGGTTATTGTTGTTGGGTTGGGGGATCAGTCATTTTCCAGGTTTGGGAACGGGGCTGCAACGGTTCTGGCGCAAGCGATCTACCCAGATGGGGACGAATGGGGTTGTCGGGGCGATCGCCATTTTGCTGATTTTTTGTCTGACAAATTTTTTAGCTGTCCAGCTCCCCCTCCGAATTGATCTCACAGAAAACCAAATCCACACCCTCTCTAGCCAAACCCAAGGGGTGCTGCAAAATTTATCTCAACCTTTAACCCTGTGGCTCTTCCAGGAAACGGACGATGCGAATTTAAAGCCCTTTTTAGACAATTATCAACGGCTCAATCCTAATAATTTTCGCTACGTTTTTGTCGATCCAGACCGTAATCTTGACGCGGTACAGCGATTCCAGGTCGAGAGTCGCGGCGAAGTTCACCTTGAGTATGGCGATAAAACCCAACTGCTGAAAGTGCTAGCCCAGGGGGAACCCCTCACAGAAAGTCAACTAACCAATGGCATTCTGCAAATCCAAGGCGATCGCCAACCCCACTTCTACGTCCTCCAAGGCCACGGCGAACCGCCCCTCGATCAAATTCCCGGAGGGCTAGGGCAAATGGCCCAACTTTTGGCTACCCAAGGTTATGCAGTCTCTCCTTTAAATTTCACCCAAACGCCTACGATTCCCCCAGATGCCGATCTGATTGCAGTCATTGGCCCCCAAACGCCATTTCTCCCAGGGGAAGTTGCCCTCTTGGAAACTGCCCTTGCGAATAACCAAAGTCTCCTCCTTCTGCTTGATCCCCAAACGGATCCCCAGTTAAATTCGCTCCTGGACAAGTGGGGCCTCAGCCTCGATCAACGGCTTATTCTCGACCAAGGAAACCGGGCGGACTTCCTCGGTTTAGGACAATCGACCCTTGTCCTCAATCAATACGGCGACCATCCGATCACCACGGCCCTTGCTGGACAAAACTCTATCTATCAAGCGGTGCGCCCCATTTTCAGCGACACCACAGAGGCGATCGCCGCCACCGCAATCCTCCGTACCGATGACCAGGCCTGGGCCGAAAGCCAACCCGAAATCCCGGATCCGACCTTTGACCCCCCAGGCGATCGCCCCGGCCCCCTGACCTTTGGCTGGGCCCTGGAAAAAATAGATTCCCAAGCTACAATGAAGGCAACTCGCCTTGTGGCAATTGGTAACACCACCTTTGTGACCAATGGTTGGCTAGAACAATACCTAAACAGCGACCTCTTGCTCAATACCGTGAATTGGCTGGCCCAAACGGAAGAGGCGCCCCTCGCAATCCAACCAAGAACCCCCCAAGAGCGACGTCTAAATCTCCGTCGTTGGCAAATTGCAACCCTTGCCTGGTTTGCCCCCATCCTATTTCCCCTTGGTGGTTTAGGCGGCGCAATCTTTTGCCTTTGGCGACGCCGTTAG
- the tatA gene encoding twin-arginine translocase TatA/TatE family subunit has translation MFGLGWPEVLIILGVVVLIFGPKKIPEVGSALGKTLRGFKEEMETPETEEDYLDSDQR, from the coding sequence ATGTTCGGCTTAGGTTGGCCTGAAGTGTTGATTATTTTAGGGGTGGTGGTGTTGATCTTTGGCCCAAAAAAAATCCCTGAAGTGGGCAGTGCCCTAGGAAAAACCCTGCGGGGCTTCAAAGAAGAAATGGAAACTCCGGAAACGGAAGAGGATTATCTTGACTCCGATCAACGTTAG